From Streptomyces chrestomyceticus JCM 4735, one genomic window encodes:
- a CDS encoding response regulator transcription factor, whose product MVRTALRAILGAEPDMEVVGEAATGAEAVPLIRELRPDIVLMDVRMPEIDGIRATEQVLTGMAEPPRIVVVTTFENDAYVYDALRAGASGFLLKRAGVEDLVQAVRMVARSDSLLFPAAVRELAARYAGARAARESARALRARLSDREADVLRLMTKGLTNAEIADRLAVGPATVKTHVAGVLAKLGVRDRTQAVIAAYENGFVRPG is encoded by the coding sequence ATGGTACGTACGGCGCTCCGCGCGATCCTCGGCGCCGAGCCCGACATGGAGGTCGTCGGCGAGGCGGCCACCGGCGCCGAGGCGGTGCCGCTGATCCGCGAACTGCGCCCGGACATCGTGCTGATGGACGTACGGATGCCGGAGATCGACGGCATCCGCGCGACCGAACAGGTGCTGACCGGCATGGCGGAACCGCCGCGGATCGTCGTGGTGACGACCTTCGAGAACGACGCGTACGTGTACGACGCGCTGCGCGCCGGCGCCAGCGGCTTCCTGTTGAAGCGGGCCGGCGTGGAGGACCTGGTGCAGGCGGTGCGGATGGTGGCACGCAGCGATTCGCTGTTGTTCCCGGCGGCGGTGCGGGAGCTGGCCGCCCGGTACGCGGGGGCGCGGGCCGCGCGCGAATCGGCGCGGGCCCTGCGGGCGCGCCTGTCCGACCGGGAGGCGGACGTGCTGCGGCTGATGACCAAGGGCCTGACGAACGCGGAGATCGCGGACCGGCTGGCGGTCGGCCCGGCGACGGTCAAGACGCATGTCGCGGGGGTGCTGGCCAAGCTGGGGGTGCGGGACCGGACCCAAGCGGTGATCGCGGCGTACGAGAACGGGTTCGTCCGGCCGGGATGA
- a CDS encoding flavoprotein → MSTPRVLHIIACAAGPAARLVRLVEAAVDDGWDVCVVATPAAEAGGFLDVSAVEAASGRPVRSDWRQAGEAKRNPPPDAVIVAPMTMNSVNKWAVGIADTYALGLLTEVVGLGLPVVALPFWSTALDAHPATRRSVQVLRDLGVHVLYGPGAWEPHPPGTGGERVDSYPWRLALETVEGLAGSGP, encoded by the coding sequence ATGAGTACGCCGCGAGTACTCCACATCATCGCCTGCGCCGCCGGCCCCGCCGCCCGGCTCGTCCGCCTGGTCGAAGCCGCCGTGGACGACGGCTGGGACGTGTGTGTCGTCGCCACGCCCGCGGCCGAGGCGGGCGGGTTTCTGGACGTGTCCGCGGTGGAGGCCGCCTCCGGACGGCCCGTGCGGAGTGACTGGCGTCAGGCGGGCGAGGCGAAGCGCAATCCGCCGCCCGACGCGGTGATTGTCGCGCCGATGACCATGAACTCCGTGAACAAGTGGGCCGTCGGCATCGCCGACACGTACGCCCTCGGCCTGCTCACCGAGGTGGTCGGGCTCGGGCTGCCGGTGGTCGCGCTGCCGTTCTGGTCCACGGCTCTGGACGCACACCCGGCCACCCGGCGGTCGGTACAGGTACTGCGCGACCTGGGGGTGCATGTGCTGTACGGGCCGGGCGCCTGGGAGCCGCACCCGCCCGGCACCGGCGGTGAGCGGGTGGACAGCTATCCGTGGCGGCTGGCGTTGGAGACGGTCGAGGGGTTGGCCGGAAGCGGGCCGTGA
- a CDS encoding sensor histidine kinase, with product MHLVLGGALLTPFFLLATLVVPLAFDDVNPFSDFPWQFAAFAVALPLAALGALLFPLLRTLEATAARSLCGLPADVTAELTEEPADSWAARRRTALWFVAHLTAGGIVSGMTLAALPAAVMLILLPVTDPLRHAELGWPNLAGGLLGPLTGLGLLALVASTTWAGGRLLARAAPTLLGRTPADRLAAAERRAADLASRNRLARELHDSVGHALSAVTLQAGAARRVLDADPEFARQALLAIEETTRSAVAELDAVLGLLRADGDDPAGTPAPVPLPALDALDTLLDRTRAAGLRIDADVDDGCGRLPPLVSREAYRIVQEGLSNALRHAGAVPVRLRIALDADELRITVENPIQSDALQRDKAVTATRTVAGTPRPGGGRGLPGIAERARLLGGEARAAGRDGVWRLAVRLPLGASR from the coding sequence GTGCACCTCGTCCTCGGCGGCGCCCTGCTGACCCCTTTCTTCCTGCTGGCGACGCTCGTCGTCCCGCTCGCCTTCGACGACGTGAACCCGTTCAGCGACTTCCCCTGGCAGTTCGCCGCGTTCGCCGTCGCGCTGCCGCTCGCCGCACTGGGCGCGCTGCTCTTCCCGCTGCTGCGCACGCTGGAGGCGACGGCGGCGCGGTCGCTGTGCGGCCTGCCCGCCGACGTGACGGCCGAACTGACCGAGGAGCCCGCCGACTCGTGGGCCGCCCGGCGGCGTACGGCCCTGTGGTTCGTGGCGCACCTGACGGCCGGCGGCATCGTCAGCGGCATGACACTGGCGGCGCTGCCCGCCGCCGTGATGCTGATCCTCCTGCCGGTCACCGACCCGCTGCGGCACGCGGAACTGGGCTGGCCCAACCTGGCCGGCGGCCTGCTCGGCCCGCTGACCGGCCTCGGCCTGCTCGCCCTCGTCGCAAGCACCACGTGGGCGGGCGGCCGGCTGCTGGCCCGTGCGGCGCCCACGCTGCTCGGCCGTACACCCGCCGACCGGCTGGCCGCCGCCGAACGGCGCGCCGCCGATCTCGCCTCCCGCAACCGGCTCGCCCGCGAGCTGCACGACTCCGTGGGCCACGCGCTCAGCGCGGTCACCCTCCAGGCGGGCGCGGCCCGCCGGGTGCTCGACGCCGACCCCGAGTTCGCGCGGCAGGCCCTGCTCGCCATCGAGGAGACCACCCGCAGCGCGGTCGCCGAACTCGACGCCGTACTGGGGCTGTTGCGGGCGGACGGGGACGACCCGGCCGGTACACCCGCACCCGTACCCCTACCGGCGCTGGACGCCCTGGACACGCTGCTGGACCGCACCCGCGCCGCCGGGCTGCGGATCGACGCGGACGTCGACGACGGGTGCGGGCGGCTGCCGCCGCTGGTCTCGCGGGAGGCGTACCGCATCGTGCAGGAAGGTCTCAGCAACGCGCTGCGGCACGCCGGTGCCGTACCGGTCCGGCTGCGGATCGCCCTGGACGCCGACGAGCTGAGGATCACGGTGGAGAACCCCATACAGAGCGACGCCCTACAGAGAGACAAGGCGGTCACAGCGACCCGTACGGTCGCGGGCACGCCCCGCCCCGGCGGCGGCCGCGGCCTGCCCGGCATCGCCGAGCGCGCCCGTCTGCTGGGCGGCGAGGCCCGGGCCGCGGGCCGGGACGGCGTATGGCGGCTGGCCGTACGGCTCCCCCTGGGGGCATCCCGGTGA
- a CDS encoding GlsB/YeaQ/YmgE family stress response membrane protein: protein MGIVSWLVLGLIAGVIAKILLPGRDPGGLVGTTLIGIVGSFIGGWLSTKFLDKPIPKDFFEPSMWIAAIAGSLVLLIAYRLLFGNSRERR from the coding sequence ATGGGTATCGTCAGTTGGCTCGTACTGGGACTGATCGCGGGCGTCATCGCCAAGATCCTGCTGCCCGGACGGGACCCGGGCGGCCTCGTCGGCACCACCCTCATCGGCATCGTCGGCTCCTTCATAGGCGGCTGGCTCTCCACGAAGTTCCTGGACAAGCCGATTCCGAAGGACTTCTTCGAGCCGTCCATGTGGATCGCCGCCATCGCCGGCTCCCTGGTCCTCCTCATCGCCTACCGCCTGCTGTTCGGCAACAGCCGCGAACGCCGCTGA
- a CDS encoding TerD family protein: protein MTPGSNLPLTASRVAVDVTAPVRLDVSGLLLTTDGKVRSDDDFVFYNQPAGPGVTHTSGAGGAGDTITVDTAAVPAGIEKIVVTASLDAPGATFAGTEPTGTVRNAADGSVIASFTPPRLGPETALVVVEIYRRNGAWKVRAVGQGYANGLAGIATDFGVSVEEPAVPAAAPQAPPAAAPAPPTTPPAAQWGPPTGAPAPMAPPPAATTPTAPAAPSAPPAPPAPAPGAGKINLDKGRVSLQKNQTVSLVKGGRPLLSSVRMGLGWEPAYRGKDIDLDASVIAYGPDRKKVDNCFFGKLQILNGAIQHSGDNLTGEGAGDDEAITVHLGGIPPQVTGLVFTVNSFSGQKFSDVAKAYCRLLDAQTGEELVRFDLTHSEPRTGVMMAKLIRQFSGEWEMTALGEFVDSRTVRGMVKPGGAAL, encoded by the coding sequence ATGACTCCTGGCTCGAACCTCCCGCTCACCGCCTCGCGGGTGGCGGTGGACGTCACCGCGCCCGTGCGGCTCGATGTGTCGGGCCTGCTGCTCACCACCGACGGCAAGGTGCGTTCCGACGACGACTTCGTGTTCTACAACCAGCCGGCCGGCCCGGGCGTGACCCACACGTCCGGCGCGGGCGGCGCGGGCGACACGATCACGGTGGACACCGCCGCGGTGCCGGCCGGCATCGAGAAGATCGTCGTGACCGCCAGCCTGGACGCGCCCGGCGCCACCTTCGCCGGCACCGAACCGACCGGCACGGTCCGCAACGCCGCCGACGGCAGCGTCATCGCCTCCTTCACGCCGCCCCGGCTCGGCCCGGAGACCGCCCTCGTCGTCGTGGAGATCTACCGGCGCAACGGCGCCTGGAAGGTCCGCGCCGTCGGCCAGGGTTACGCGAACGGCCTGGCCGGCATCGCCACGGACTTCGGCGTCAGCGTCGAAGAACCGGCGGTCCCGGCCGCGGCCCCGCAAGCCCCTCCGGCAGCGGCCCCCGCTCCCCCCACCACTCCTCCCGCCGCCCAGTGGGGCCCGCCCACCGGCGCCCCGGCCCCCATGGCCCCGCCGCCCGCGGCAACCACTCCCACGGCTCCCGCGGCCCCCTCCGCTCCCCCGGCTCCGCCCGCTCCCGCGCCCGGCGCCGGCAAGATCAACCTCGACAAGGGCCGCGTCAGCCTCCAGAAGAACCAGACCGTCTCCCTGGTCAAGGGCGGCCGCCCGCTCCTGTCCTCGGTCCGCATGGGCCTCGGCTGGGAGCCCGCCTACCGCGGCAAGGACATCGACCTGGACGCGTCCGTGATCGCCTACGGCCCGGACCGCAAGAAGGTCGACAACTGCTTCTTCGGCAAGCTCCAGATCCTCAACGGCGCCATCCAGCACTCCGGCGACAACCTCACGGGCGAGGGCGCCGGCGACGACGAGGCCATCACCGTCCACCTCGGCGGCATCCCCCCGCAGGTCACCGGCCTGGTCTTCACGGTCAACTCCTTCTCCGGCCAGAAGTTCTCCGACGTCGCCAAGGCATACTGCCGCCTCCTCGACGCCCAGACCGGCGAGGAACTGGTCCGCTTCGACCTCACCCACTCCGAACCGCGCACGGGCGTGATGATGGCCAAACTCATCCGCCAGTTCTCCGGCGAATGGGAAATGACCGCCCTGGGCGAATTCGTCGACTCCCGCACCGTCCGCGGCATGGTCAAGCCGGGGGGCGCGGCGCTCTGA
- a CDS encoding LLM class flavin-dependent oxidoreductase: MSTRSSRTTQTAEDEGTGPGDPSGDPGTSNASGAYSGHGASDDRSGRLRTSRLRTTPFSLLDRSRTRQGHPEAEALRDTVALAQHAEALGYHRFWVSEHHSVPGVAGSAPTVLAAAVAAATSRIRVGTGGVMLPNHRPLVVAEQFGVLASLFPGRIDMGLGRSVGFTDGIRRALGTDKGAADSFAAQLAELTAYFTDGPRPHPQVHARPAEGLHVPAFVLATGAGADIAARAGLALVIGDLRGREAMRAAIDRYRAAFEPSPLWPRPYVIVSGTVAVAETREQARDLLLPEAWSMAYSRTHGVFPPLEPAESISAREPSLPPKQRDLYTSALTGHIHGTEADVATQLDTLLTETAADEFLVTTSTYDRAGLLESYERLARVVGMAGAELPERAEIPGRAS; the protein is encoded by the coding sequence GTGAGTACGCGGAGCAGCAGGACGACACAGACGGCTGAGGACGAGGGGACGGGGCCTGGGGACCCGTCCGGCGACCCCGGCACCTCCAACGCCTCCGGTGCCTACAGCGGTCACGGCGCCTCCGACGACCGGTCTGGCCGCCTCCGGACCAGCCGCCTCCGCACCACCCCCTTCTCCCTCCTCGACCGCTCCCGCACCCGCCAGGGCCACCCGGAGGCCGAGGCGCTCCGCGACACGGTGGCCCTCGCGCAGCACGCCGAAGCGCTCGGCTACCACCGCTTCTGGGTCTCCGAACACCACAGCGTGCCGGGCGTCGCCGGCTCCGCGCCGACCGTGCTCGCCGCCGCGGTGGCCGCCGCGACCTCCCGCATCCGGGTCGGCACCGGCGGCGTCATGCTGCCCAACCACCGCCCGCTGGTCGTCGCCGAACAGTTCGGCGTCCTCGCGTCCCTCTTCCCCGGCCGCATCGACATGGGCCTGGGCCGTTCCGTCGGCTTCACCGACGGCATCCGCCGCGCCCTCGGCACCGACAAGGGCGCCGCCGACTCCTTCGCCGCCCAACTGGCCGAACTCACCGCCTACTTCACCGACGGCCCGCGCCCCCACCCCCAGGTGCACGCCCGTCCGGCGGAGGGCCTGCACGTCCCCGCCTTCGTCCTGGCCACCGGCGCGGGCGCGGACATCGCCGCCCGCGCCGGACTGGCCCTGGTCATCGGCGACCTACGAGGCCGCGAAGCGATGCGCGCCGCCATCGACCGCTACCGCGCCGCCTTCGAACCGTCCCCGCTCTGGCCCCGCCCGTATGTCATCGTCTCCGGCACGGTCGCCGTGGCCGAAACCCGCGAACAGGCACGCGACCTCCTGCTCCCCGAAGCCTGGTCGATGGCCTACTCCCGCACCCACGGCGTCTTCCCACCCCTGGAACCGGCCGAGTCGATCTCCGCCCGAGAACCGTCCCTGCCCCCGAAACAACGCGACCTCTACACCTCCGCCCTCACCGGCCACATCCACGGCACGGAAGCGGACGTCGCCACCCAGCTCGACACCCTCCTCACCGAAACCGCCGCCGACGAATTCCTGGTGACGACCAGCACGTACGACCGCGCTGGACTGCTGGAGTCGTACGAGCGGCTGGCCCGGGTGGTGGGGATGGCGGGAGCGGAGTTGCCGGAGCGGGCAGAGATACCCGGACGCGCGTCCTGA
- a CDS encoding IclR family transcriptional regulator, whose protein sequence is MSAAETTGAQVKSAVRTVELLEYFAGRPGMHSLAAVQEAVGYPKSSLYMLLRTLVDLGWVETDATGTRYGIGVRALLVGTSYIDGDEVVAAARPTLDRLADDTTETIHLARLDGTNVVYLATRQSQHYLRPFTRVGRRLPAHSTSLGKALLATYTDDQVRALLPEKLDALTEHTVTDREQLIEELRLVREQGYAVDREENTLGLRCFGVAIPYRTPARDAVSCSVPVARLTPGHEQLIKDALFDARDRLMLATRRL, encoded by the coding sequence ATGTCCGCTGCCGAGACCACCGGAGCGCAGGTCAAGTCCGCTGTGCGCACGGTGGAGTTGCTGGAGTACTTCGCGGGCCGCCCCGGAATGCACAGCCTCGCCGCCGTCCAGGAGGCCGTCGGCTACCCGAAGTCCAGCCTCTACATGCTGCTGCGCACCCTCGTCGACCTCGGCTGGGTGGAGACCGACGCCACCGGCACCCGGTACGGCATCGGCGTCCGCGCCCTGCTGGTCGGCACCTCCTACATCGACGGCGACGAGGTGGTGGCCGCCGCCCGCCCCACCCTGGACCGGCTCGCCGACGACACCACCGAGACCATCCACCTGGCCCGGCTGGACGGCACCAACGTCGTCTATCTCGCCACCCGTCAGTCCCAGCACTACCTGCGCCCGTTCACCCGCGTCGGCCGCCGGCTGCCCGCCCACTCCACGTCCCTGGGCAAGGCGCTGCTCGCCACGTACACCGACGACCAGGTACGGGCGCTCCTCCCGGAGAAGCTCGACGCCCTCACCGAGCACACCGTCACCGACCGCGAGCAGCTCATCGAGGAGCTGCGCCTGGTGCGCGAGCAGGGGTACGCCGTCGACCGCGAGGAGAACACGCTCGGCCTGCGCTGCTTCGGCGTGGCGATCCCGTACCGCACCCCGGCGCGGGACGCGGTGAGCTGCTCGGTGCCGGTGGCCCGGCTGACTCCGGGGCACGAGCAGCTCATCAAGGACGCGCTGTTCGACGCGCGGGACCGGCTGATGCTGGCGACGCGACGGCTTTGA
- a CDS encoding 5-dehydro-4-deoxyglucarate dehydratase — protein sequence MTSAPPLADRLDGLLFFPVTAYGPDGALNLPAFRAHVRAGVDAGAAAVFACCGTGEFHALTPEEFRDCVAAAVQEVAGRVPVLAGAGYGTALAARYARLAEAAGADGLLAMPPYLVVAGQAGLLRHYTDLAAATALPVIVYQRDNAVFTPETVAAFARTPGIIGLKDGLGDLDLLQRIVSAVRTGAAGEKFLYFNGLPTAELTGLAYRGLGVRLYSSAVFAFAPEVATAFHRALEGGDDRTVNRLIDGFYRPLVELRNQGRGYAVSLVKAGVRLRGADVGPVRPPLGEPAPEHVEALAGLIEQGLALAGAPSGGR from the coding sequence GTGACCTCAGCCCCGCCGCTCGCCGACCGACTCGACGGACTGCTGTTCTTCCCCGTGACCGCGTACGGACCCGACGGCGCCCTCAACCTGCCCGCCTTCCGCGCCCACGTACGCGCCGGTGTCGACGCGGGCGCGGCCGCCGTCTTCGCCTGCTGCGGTACGGGCGAGTTCCACGCGCTGACCCCGGAGGAGTTCCGGGACTGTGTGGCCGCCGCCGTCCAGGAGGTGGCCGGGCGGGTCCCGGTGCTGGCCGGCGCCGGGTACGGCACCGCGCTCGCCGCGCGCTACGCCCGGCTCGCCGAAGCGGCCGGCGCCGACGGGCTGCTGGCCATGCCGCCGTACCTCGTCGTCGCCGGCCAAGCGGGCCTCCTGCGGCACTACACCGACCTCGCCGCCGCCACCGCGCTGCCCGTCATCGTCTACCAGCGCGACAACGCCGTCTTCACCCCGGAGACCGTCGCCGCCTTCGCGCGCACCCCCGGCATCATCGGCCTCAAGGACGGCCTCGGCGATCTGGACCTGCTGCAACGGATCGTCAGTGCGGTACGGACCGGGGCAGCGGGGGAGAAATTCCTGTACTTCAACGGGCTGCCGACCGCCGAGCTGACCGGCCTCGCCTACCGGGGGCTCGGCGTCCGCCTGTACTCCTCGGCCGTCTTCGCCTTCGCCCCGGAGGTCGCCACCGCCTTCCACCGCGCGCTCGAAGGCGGCGACGACAGGACGGTCAACCGGCTGATCGACGGTTTCTACCGGCCGCTGGTCGAGCTGCGCAACCAGGGCAGGGGATACGCGGTCTCGCTGGTCAAGGCGGGGGTACGGCTGCGCGGGGCGGACGTCGGGCCGGTCCGGCCGCCGCTCGGCGAACCGGCACCGGAGCACGTCGAGGCGCTGGCCGGGCTGATCGAACAGGGCCTGGCGCTGGCCGGCGCTCCGTCGGGCGGACGGTGA
- a CDS encoding XRE family transcriptional regulator — translation MVGYAAIPTAPDDVLHVPVIDPLDAIRDVLTGTVSAREPGTIEALRRDTTEAKRLVQACGYARLARQLPALLARFGGSGSALPEQRATDLLAVHAYHVAATLLLKYDDAASAWIAAEKAAAAARRTEAPTAIASAYRILTHAVAAVGHRRQAVRVAITGVDRLSGRVSRSAPDNVAVFGALLLRGAWAAALGEDRDAAAELLDEAERTAALLQEATNRQWAAFGANNVALHRLSIALAFSDAGHALQAAKTVMPDQLAVAERQATYWTDVARALHACGRTEAATRALLAAEKAAPEEVRSRTVTRELIGELLQRDRAGRAPWLRALANRAQVPV, via the coding sequence GTGGTCGGCTATGCAGCGATCCCCACCGCTCCCGACGATGTGCTGCACGTCCCTGTCATCGACCCGCTGGACGCCATCCGGGACGTTCTCACCGGCACCGTCAGCGCGCGGGAACCAGGCACCATCGAGGCGCTGCGCCGGGATACCACGGAAGCCAAGCGGCTCGTTCAAGCGTGTGGCTACGCGCGGCTCGCGCGGCAGTTGCCCGCTCTTTTGGCCCGGTTCGGGGGTTCCGGGAGCGCACTGCCCGAGCAGCGGGCCACGGACCTGCTCGCAGTCCATGCCTACCACGTGGCGGCAACCCTGCTCCTCAAGTACGACGACGCGGCATCGGCCTGGATCGCCGCCGAGAAGGCAGCGGCAGCCGCTCGGCGGACCGAGGCCCCGACAGCGATCGCCTCGGCGTACCGGATTCTGACCCATGCCGTCGCCGCCGTCGGCCATCGGAGGCAGGCGGTGCGCGTAGCAATAACCGGAGTCGACCGTCTCTCTGGACGGGTGTCCAGGTCCGCACCCGACAACGTCGCGGTCTTCGGTGCGCTGCTGCTGCGCGGAGCGTGGGCCGCCGCGCTGGGCGAGGACCGGGACGCGGCAGCGGAGTTGCTCGACGAAGCGGAACGTACCGCTGCGTTGCTGCAAGAAGCGACGAATCGTCAGTGGGCCGCCTTCGGAGCGAACAACGTGGCGCTGCACCGACTGTCGATCGCCCTCGCATTCAGCGACGCCGGCCACGCCCTGCAAGCGGCCAAGACCGTCATGCCCGACCAACTCGCCGTAGCCGAGAGACAGGCCACGTACTGGACGGACGTGGCACGCGCTCTGCACGCCTGCGGCCGTACGGAAGCAGCGACTCGTGCGCTGCTGGCGGCAGAAAAGGCAGCACCAGAGGAAGTACGGTCCCGTACTGTGACGCGGGAACTGATCGGGGAACTGCTGCAACGTGACCGCGCCGGACGCGCTCCCTGGCTCCGCGCGCTGGCGAACCGGGCACAGGTACCGGTATGA
- a CDS encoding NAD-dependent epimerase/dehydratase family protein: MPAPRTVLLTGAAGGLGTLMRGLLPPYGYRLRLLDQRTIDDAPEAIAADLADKEALREAVRGVDAIVHLAGISLEAPFEKILRANIEGTYNLYEAAREEGVRRVVFASSNHAVGFTPRPADGSGAIPVDTPRRPDTYYGLSKGFGEDLASLYWDLHGIETVSVRIGSCFPRPTTVRMLSIWLSPPDCARLLHAALTAEGVGHTVVYGSSANTRLWWDLTTARSLGYVPQDDSEPYAAELLAAHGPLDPADPEHAHLGGAFCVDPPQWPY; the protein is encoded by the coding sequence ATGCCCGCACCCCGCACCGTCCTGCTCACCGGCGCCGCCGGCGGCCTCGGCACCCTGATGCGCGGGCTGCTGCCCCCGTACGGCTACCGGCTCCGGCTCCTCGACCAGCGGACCATCGACGACGCACCGGAGGCCATCGCCGCGGACCTGGCCGACAAGGAAGCCCTCCGCGAGGCCGTACGCGGCGTGGACGCGATCGTCCACCTCGCCGGGATCTCCCTCGAAGCCCCCTTCGAGAAGATCCTGCGCGCCAACATCGAAGGCACCTACAACCTCTACGAGGCGGCGCGCGAGGAAGGAGTCCGCCGCGTCGTCTTCGCCTCCTCCAACCACGCCGTCGGCTTCACCCCGCGCCCCGCCGACGGCTCCGGCGCGATCCCGGTGGACACCCCGCGCCGCCCCGACACGTACTACGGCCTCTCCAAGGGCTTCGGCGAGGACCTCGCCTCCCTCTACTGGGACCTGCACGGCATCGAGACGGTCTCCGTCCGCATCGGCTCCTGCTTCCCGCGCCCCACCACCGTCCGCATGCTGTCGATCTGGCTGAGCCCGCCCGACTGCGCCCGCCTGCTGCACGCCGCGCTCACCGCCGAAGGCGTCGGCCACACCGTGGTCTACGGCTCCTCCGCCAACACCCGCCTCTGGTGGGACCTGACCACGGCCCGCTCACTCGGCTACGTACCGCAGGACGACTCCGAGCCGTACGCCGCCGAACTCCTCGCCGCGCACGGACCGCTCGACCCCGCCGACCCCGAACACGCGCACCTGGGCGGCGCCTTCTGCGTGGACCCGCCCCAGTGGCCGTACTGA
- a CDS encoding haloacid dehalogenase-like hydrolase: MIYYNAFRFAAVLLAVRPGPRAGDVNVLAAAHTRECTARTTASTTTSRPGRNVMTQRILDLDREELASLRGRELTEAVAAAEGRTMVAEVFAERAALSPHPEGRAGVHNIELVSAFGADIVVLNLIERAWDGEYLRLPGLGTFTSFADLASYVGRPIGVNLEPGDVPEIRRAGPEQARRLVDMGAALLCLTANPGTGGSFDGLARVTDELRRGLGDDVALWSGKMHHAGHPERVTPGRLTALVDAGADGIVLPLPGTLPGLTKERAAEAVAAVQDAGAVVMGAIGTSQEGAHADIVPQLALTAKEIGVDAHHFGDAFLPGMCDPELLYAYSVAVRGRRHTWNRMALNGRGNRIPG; this comes from the coding sequence GTGATCTACTACAACGCGTTCCGTTTCGCGGCCGTGCTCCTCGCCGTACGGCCAGGGCCGCGCGCCGGAGACGTCAACGTGCTCGCCGCCGCTCACACCCGCGAGTGCACCGCGCGTACGACGGCGAGCACGACCACGAGCAGACCTGGAAGGAACGTCATGACACAGCGCATCCTCGACCTCGACCGGGAGGAACTGGCTTCGCTGCGGGGCCGGGAGCTGACCGAGGCGGTCGCCGCCGCCGAGGGCCGCACGATGGTCGCCGAGGTCTTCGCGGAGCGCGCGGCGCTCTCCCCGCACCCCGAGGGCCGCGCGGGCGTGCACAACATCGAGCTGGTCTCCGCCTTCGGCGCGGACATCGTCGTCCTCAACCTCATCGAGCGGGCCTGGGACGGGGAGTACCTGCGGCTGCCCGGACTGGGCACCTTCACCAGCTTCGCCGACCTCGCCTCGTACGTGGGCCGCCCGATCGGCGTCAACCTCGAACCGGGCGACGTGCCGGAGATCCGCCGGGCCGGGCCCGAGCAGGCCCGCCGCCTGGTCGACATGGGCGCCGCCCTGCTCTGTCTCACCGCCAACCCCGGCACCGGCGGCAGCTTCGACGGCCTGGCCCGGGTCACCGACGAACTGCGCCGCGGGCTCGGCGACGACGTGGCGCTGTGGTCCGGCAAGATGCACCACGCGGGGCACCCCGAGCGGGTGACCCCCGGACGGCTGACCGCGCTGGTGGACGCGGGCGCCGACGGCATCGTCCTGCCGCTGCCCGGCACCCTGCCCGGCCTCACCAAGGAGCGGGCCGCCGAGGCGGTCGCCGCCGTCCAGGACGCGGGCGCGGTGGTGATGGGGGCGATCGGTACGAGCCAGGAGGGCGCGCACGCCGACATCGTGCCCCAACTGGCGCTGACCGCCAAGGAGATCGGGGTGGACGCGCACCACTTCGGGGACGCGTTCCTGCCGGGGATGTGCGATCCGGAGCTGCTCTACGCCTACTCCGTCGCGGTCCGCGGACGGCGGCACACCTGGAACCGGATGGCGCTCAACGGGCGCGGCAACCGCATCCCCGGCTGA
- a CDS encoding class F sortase — protein MGHSPRRRGDQGLIALLTAGAMGTGIWLMGHGAQAQAPPPQPSADQGFAAGPRQPGPSAATAPPPPPMPASRPLRVRIPSVGVDAPLMRLGLDESGGLATPPQEDKNLAGWYADGNTPGTTGTSLIAGHVDNRSGPAVFYNLGSLKKNHKVEVVRADGRTAVFSVDAVEVYDGENFPDKKVYAPASRPELRLITCGGGFNKARQEYLGNVVVFGHLTGTKREPAPRASDG, from the coding sequence ATGGGACACTCCCCCCGCCGCCGCGGCGACCAAGGGCTGATAGCCCTGCTCACCGCGGGCGCGATGGGCACCGGCATCTGGCTGATGGGCCACGGCGCGCAGGCCCAGGCGCCGCCGCCGCAGCCCTCCGCCGACCAGGGGTTCGCCGCGGGCCCGCGGCAGCCCGGGCCGTCCGCGGCCACCGCCCCGCCACCCCCGCCGATGCCGGCCTCCCGGCCCCTGCGGGTGCGCATCCCGTCCGTCGGCGTGGACGCGCCGCTGATGCGCCTCGGTCTCGACGAGAGCGGCGGCCTGGCGACCCCGCCGCAGGAGGACAAGAACCTCGCCGGCTGGTATGCGGACGGCAACACGCCCGGCACCACCGGCACTTCACTGATCGCGGGCCACGTCGACAACCGCTCCGGACCCGCGGTCTTCTACAACCTCGGCTCCCTGAAGAAGAACCACAAGGTGGAGGTCGTCCGCGCGGACGGCCGGACCGCGGTCTTCTCCGTCGACGCCGTCGAGGTCTACGACGGCGAGAACTTCCCCGACAAGAAGGTCTACGCACCGGCCTCCCGCCCCGAACTACGGCTGATCACCTGCGGCGGCGGCTTCAACAAGGCCCGGCAGGAGTACCTGGGCAATGTGGTGGTCTTCGGCCACCTGACCGGTACGAAGCGCGAACCGGCCCCGCGCGCGAGCGACGGCTGA